The nucleotide window TCCTTTTCTTCTGTCACGGGACGACGACGCTGTTCGCGTGGCCGATCGAACCGTACGGTGGCTCGACAGCAGAGTTCGGCGCGTGGCCGTCGTGGTGGGCCGCCGCGATCCAGGTGGTCGGCGGACTGCTCATCATGACCGGCGTCGGAACCCGGGTTGCGGCATTCGTCAGTGCGGGAAGCATGGCGGTGGCCTACTTCTGGAAGCACCAGGGCGACGGGCTGCTGCCGATTCAGAACGACGGTGAGTCCTCGGCGCTCTTCTGCTGGGCGCTTCTGATCCTGGTCGTCATCGGCCCGGGCAAGCTGACCGCGCAGTCCGTTCTCGATCGTCTACGCGGCAACGCGATCCCCGTAAATCAGACAGACACAGAGTCGATCTCGGAGCCACCCGAAACGTCGATGGTCCGACAGTAGGACACCGGCAGGACAATGAATCCTGAGCCAAGCGCGCACCGATGAATTCTGCCAGTCGTGAGGGTCTGCCTCGGTGTGGACAACGTCGTCCGCACCGAGGCAGACCGATGTCCACAGACATCGACGACCAGAAGGCAGGCTCACGATGACCGACGCGACCGGGGCGACCCTCACCTATACCTTCGGCGCTTCGCCTGACGCGGTGTTCGACGCGTGGACGACACCGGCGCTCTTCGCGACCTGGTTCGGCGGCAGCACAAACGAGGTGCCCGTCGATTCGGTCGCGCTCGACGCCCGATCCGGCGGCACTTGGGCCGCGACGATGATCGTCGCGGAAGACATGCCCGAATTCCACTGGCGCGGTGAGTACGTGGAGGTCGTGCGACCGAACAAGCTCGTGCTGACGATGACGGACGAGCCCGGTGACGAGCGCGAACTCCTCACCGCGGACTTCATCGCCGTCGATGCCGGTACCGAACTCCGATTCAGCCAGACCGGCGGGAACCTCACGGACGAGCAGTACGACTACGCCGCCGCCGGCTGGCGCGCGGCGTTCGAGACGCTGGACTCGCTGCTGGCCGACTGACCGACCCGCCGGTGTCTCGATCCTGACCCGGGGCTGCGGGCTGCGGGCATCGGACTGGCAGACTTCGTTTCGTCGACGCGACCTCGACCGAAGTCGCGTCGACGAAACGAAGTCCGGGTGTCCGGTCCCGACTGTCGATGGCCTGGCCCGCGCCTACTCCCAGCCCGCGGTCTCCGCCGCCGCCTGATGGGTTTGCCGAAGGAAGTTCAGAACCATGGCGTCCGGATCCTCGGCTTGGCGCACGAGGTGATACGGCAGAACGTATTCCCCCAGCGCGGCATCCCAGCGGGCCGGGGCCTCGACCGCAGGGTGGGTGTCGTAGCCCTCGGGATGCGGGTACGCGTATGCGTAGAAGGCGCCCTCCTCGGCGCCCCCTGGCCAATATCCCGCGCTCGACACCTCGTCGCTGTAAGCCTCGTGCATCACCCAGTCGGGACAATTCGGCACCCCACCGGGATGTTGCGGCGCACTGCGTCCCGAGAAACGCGTGACAGCCAGATCGAAAGCGCCCCAGAAGAAGTGCACTGGTGACGACTTTCCCCGGAACTCGCCGCGGAACGTCGACAACACACGATGAGCACTGACGAGCGACCGCCAGAACCTCGACACGGCCTCTGCGTCGTACGACGAGTGGGCGGTGTCCTCGGCGAACGGGGTCGCCTCGGGCAATTCGACGGGGGTCGCGACGATGTCGATGTCGAAACCCAGATCGGTGAGGTGGGACGTGTACTCGGTGTAGAAGTCGGCCACCGTCCGAGGTTCGAGCTTCATTCGACGAGTGGTTCCGTCGGTCACCAAGAGGAGCAATTCGTGGTCCAGGAAGTCGAAGCGGATCTCGAGACCGCGGCCTCCGACGGCCATCAGCGATGTGGTGAGTCCTCGCGCGTCGACATACAACGGCACCCCCCACCAGTGATTGACCTCCGGACCGAGAGCCAGGCGCGTCTTGCCGACGATCTGGGTCCACAACTGCACTGTGTCCCTGGTATCGATCCACGAATCCACCGGTAGCGCGGGCCATGCCTCGTATTGCGTCTCCATGCCCCTATGATCCCGGACGCGTCAACTCGACGAGCGCGCCCCAGAATGCCCACGAGGTCGGGGCTGGGTGATGGCTACACGGCGGCGCCTGCCACCTGTGGAGTTCGGCAACAGGAGGGTCGAAGGACCGCTTAACCTGTCGGGATCAGAGGCGCCACGCTACGTGTGCGCCATCACCGAGGAGGGCACATTGCCGCGTATCACGTTGGGAGCGATTCTGGTCTTCGTCGCGATCGGGAGCACCATGGTTGCCGCGCTGCTCGGGGCACCGGACTGGTTGATCATCGTCGTACTCACCGTGCTCTTCGTCTTTGCTCTCGTGCTGCCTACGGCGATCCGCGAGTTCGGACGGGATCAACCGACGTCGGTCGGCCGGTCGGGGCTCGGGAACCCGGAGGGTCCGCGTCCGACGCCGACGCGGCGGCGTCGACATGCCCAGAGCTCGGATTCGTCCTCGGGTTGGTTCGGATTCGATGGCGGCTGGTCGGGCGACGGCGGTTCTGATTCCTCCGGCGGAAGCTCGGGTGGCGGAGGAGACTGAGCGGCCAGAGGCGGCTCGGCGACCGGTCGGGGCCGCTGTCAGGTCGTCGACACGATCCCCCGGTGGGCGGCATTGACGTGATCAGAAGAGGAGACCCGGTGAGCACGATCAGAACTGATCTGACGGCAGTTCTCGGCAGGAGCGTCGGTATGGCACTGCAGCGCCGCACGCTGCTACCTCGGGCAGTTTCCGAGGCCATCGCCGGCGAAGGACGCAGTGTTCGTGGACTCACCGTCGTCGTGACCGGCGCCTCGGCGGGGATCGGACGGGAATCCGTACGACAGCTCACCGCGCGCGGCGCGCATGTGGTGGCCGTGGCACGACGTCGGCAAGAACTGAGCGAGCTGTCCGACGAGACCGGCTGCGACTACAGACTCTGCGACCTTTCCGACGAGGCCTCGACCGCTGAATTGATCGACGAACTCCGACAGGAACCGGTCGACGTACTGGTCAACAACGCGGGCCATTCGATCCGACGAACCATCGTCGACTCCACCGACCGGTTGCACGACTACCAGCGCACCATCCGTCTCAACTACCTCGCCCCCGTCCAACTGTCTCTCGGCCTGCTGCCGGACATGATCGACCGTCGGTCAGGACACATCGTCAACGTGTGCACGTGGGGAATCATGGCGAACACCTTTCCCAGGTTCTCGGCCTACGCTGCGTCGAAGAGCGCACTGGCCATCTTCGGCCGGAGCCTCAACGCGGAAAACCCTCACCCACACGTTCGGGCGACGAACGTCTACTTTCCACTCGTACGAAACGAGATGATCTCGCCCACAGCGGAATACGACAACACTCCGGCACTCAGCGTTGACGAGGCCGGCCGGTGGATCGTCCGCGCGATCACCCACCGTCCGACCTCCGTGGCGCCGGCTGCCGTACGTACACTGCTACCGGTCATCGACTATTTCGCACCGACGGCCGCCGACTAGGCGATCGCGTCGATCACCTGACCAGCTGCGGACAGGCTCTCATCCGCTTCTGCGGCAACCGAGCTGTTGCCCGGCATGAAGCCGGAAGAGTCATCGTGGACGATCAGGCCTATTGGAATCACGACGACAGCGAATTGCGCTCATACGGACCGCCGTCCCTATTTTCATTTGTTCCGGTGTCAATTCTCGGTGTGATAGACAGTGGTGAGACCTCAAGGCGGCGAATAGACGATGAAACGACATATGCGGGTAATTCTGGTCCTGATACTGGCAATTGGGATCGGACAATGGTCGCCGGTCGTCGCCGGCGCGGCACCGGGCCCTGGAGGTGCCACGGTCCTGACACTGGACCCGGCGTTTCGGTCGCTACCGATGAACTGGCTCCGCGGGGAGCTGTTCGCAGCACCGAATCACGTTGTGAACGTGCCGTACAACAACTTCCCGGGCGCGACGAACACCCACCGCGGACGAGACAAGCTCAACGAGATGCTGCACGAGATCCCAGGGCGGAAGATCGTGGTGGGCCACAGTCAGGGTGCGCAAGTTCAAGACGACTGGCTACGCACATACGGACCGACCAGCGACATCGACCCCGCCACAGTGATGTTCGTGCTGACCGGTGATCTCGAATCGAAGTACAACGGCTGCGCCAATCAAGGCGGATGCCGGGCCGACTATGGCGGGAACAACTTCCCCGATGACACCCGGTACACCGTCAAGGTCGTTGCGAGACAGTACGACTACTGGGCCGACGCACCCAATCGTGATCTGATGACCGACGCTGCTCGTCGCAACCACAGCGCGTCGAACTCTGTTGGCGGACAGGGCGAAGGCCGACCCGTCCACAACGACTACAGCATGATCGGGCTCGACGATCCGGCCAACAAGACCTTCGTCGAAGGCAACGTCACCTACATCCTCGGGTCGCCGGCCACCTACTACCTGCCGATGGTCACGCAGATGTGGACAACCGCCGCCCGAAAAGCGGTCGAGGACGCCCGACTTCGCCCAGAGGTCGAGAGGGCCTACGACCGGCCGATGGGGGATCCACCAGCACCCTCGGGCACCTGACCCCGGCAACCATCTCGCGTGGATCAGGTGGAAACCGACGTCGAAACGGACGCCGAGATCTACCATCAGTGCACAATCGGACGATGTGGTGAGCGAGGACCGGCATGAAGAAGACTCTGAATTCTCTGTCCGAGAGCGACTATCTTCTCGTCCGTGAGACCAAGAAGTCCCAGATGGCCGGGCTCGACGAGGACGGGCTGATCGACCTCCATTCCCGCATCCGCCGCGCACGCAACAAACACGTCACCTTGTATCGCCGCGCGGGAGCGGAGAAGGTCAAGGCCAAGGGCGGCCGTGGCAGCGCCAAGGCGGCGAATGTCCGGAACGCCGCGAAAGCCGAGGTGTTCGAGGACGCGCTGAGTCGAGTGAGTCGGCGACTGGCTCGGGTCTCCCGCGACGCCGCGCTCGAGTTGAAGGCCGAAAGACTGGCACGCGCGCGTAACGATGAACCAGTGTCGGGCAAGGGCGGCAAACCGCGCAAGAACGCGAGCGACGGTAAGGGCAAGGTGAACTCGTCGGGACGAATCCGTACGGACGACACGCGCGATTCGCCGGGCCGGAAGAAGTACGAGGCGTCGACCATCGCGGCCGGCGCGCGCCGTCAGACCAAGAAGGACCGGCGTCACGACTCCTGACGCCGGCCGGCGTTGACGGTCGCCGATGGTGAGCCGCCCGATCTTGTAGTGACAGTGGGGATATGGCGCCGACTAGTGCTACGAAATCCCGGGCCGCCGAAGGTGCAGCAGCGGGAACGGCCGGCCGTCGGAATCGAGAGGCGAGCGTCCCACTTGTTCGAACCCTCTGCGGCGATAGAACTCCACCGCACCCGGATTCTGTTCGTTGACGTCGAGCTCGTCGATGCCCGCGTGTTCGACCGCATGATCGAGCAGCGCCGTGCCGACGCCCCGCCCGTGGGCGGCCGAGTCGACGAACAACATCTCGAGCCGGTTGTCGGCGGTTCCACTGAAGCCCACGACGACCCCGTCGACCTCCGCGACGACCAGCTCCACCGCCGGGAAGAAGTCCCGCGCGAGTCGATCCGCAAAGCCGTCGATGTCCGCGGGGCTGAGGAAATGATGCGTCGCCTCGACCGCCGAACGCCACACGGCCACGAGACGGTCGGTGTCGCTCGGCTCGGACGGTCGTAGTTTCACCCCACCCGCCGCCGGGGTTTCTGCCGGTGAGCGAAGGGGTCGCCGATGTGGTCGGTCAAGCACGGTCGGCACTGTAGCGGGCGCCGCCGTCGCAGGACAACGTAATACGATCTCCCGCAAACCTCGGCGTCGACGGTCGCGCCGGATATCGTGATGACGACACATCCGCAGGGACGAGGGGTAACAGGTGCTCGAGATCCATGGTCTGTCGAATGAAACGGTCGTGCTCGACGGGGACTGGTTCGAAAAACTCCGGGGTGGCACATCGAAGACCCGGTTGCCGGCGGCCTCGTTCGTCTCCGCGGAGATCACGGAGATCGACCGGCGGAAGAAGCTGTTCGGCGGCGAACGCGAACAACTCCTCCAGGTCACTCTCACCTTCTCGCGTCCGCCGTTCGTCGGCCTGATGACGTCTGCCGACAACCGCGCCAAGGTCGACGCGCTCGTCGCCGGACTCGAAGCCGCCCGCGACGCCGG belongs to Gordonia sp. KTR9 and includes:
- a CDS encoding DoxX family protein, whose translation is MLALTESARPWLIGVYRIVVGFLFFCHGTTTLFAWPIEPYGGSTAEFGAWPSWWAAAIQVVGGLLIMTGVGTRVAAFVSAGSMAVAYFWKHQGDGLLPIQNDGESSALFCWALLILVVIGPGKLTAQSVLDRLRGNAIPVNQTDTESISEPPETSMVRQ
- a CDS encoding SRPBCC family protein, with the protein product MTDATGATLTYTFGASPDAVFDAWTTPALFATWFGGSTNEVPVDSVALDARSGGTWAATMIVAEDMPEFHWRGEYVEVVRPNKLVLTMTDEPGDERELLTADFIAVDAGTELRFSQTGGNLTDEQYDYAAAGWRAAFETLDSLLAD
- a CDS encoding DUF5996 family protein — encoded protein: METQYEAWPALPVDSWIDTRDTVQLWTQIVGKTRLALGPEVNHWWGVPLYVDARGLTTSLMAVGGRGLEIRFDFLDHELLLLVTDGTTRRMKLEPRTVADFYTEYTSHLTDLGFDIDIVATPVELPEATPFAEDTAHSSYDAEAVSRFWRSLVSAHRVLSTFRGEFRGKSSPVHFFWGAFDLAVTRFSGRSAPQHPGGVPNCPDWVMHEAYSDEVSSAGYWPGGAEEGAFYAYAYPHPEGYDTHPAVEAPARWDAALGEYVLPYHLVRQAEDPDAMVLNFLRQTHQAAAETAGWE
- a CDS encoding SDR family NAD(P)-dependent oxidoreductase, producing the protein MALQRRTLLPRAVSEAIAGEGRSVRGLTVVVTGASAGIGRESVRQLTARGAHVVAVARRRQELSELSDETGCDYRLCDLSDEASTAELIDELRQEPVDVLVNNAGHSIRRTIVDSTDRLHDYQRTIRLNYLAPVQLSLGLLPDMIDRRSGHIVNVCTWGIMANTFPRFSAYAASKSALAIFGRSLNAENPHPHVRATNVYFPLVRNEMISPTAEYDNTPALSVDEAGRWIVRAITHRPTSVAPAAVRTLLPVIDYFAPTAAD
- a CDS encoding PE-PPE domain-containing protein, with the protein product MNWLRGELFAAPNHVVNVPYNNFPGATNTHRGRDKLNEMLHEIPGRKIVVGHSQGAQVQDDWLRTYGPTSDIDPATVMFVLTGDLESKYNGCANQGGCRADYGGNNFPDDTRYTVKVVARQYDYWADAPNRDLMTDAARRNHSASNSVGGQGEGRPVHNDYSMIGLDDPANKTFVEGNVTYILGSPATYYLPMVTQMWTTAARKAVEDARLRPEVERAYDRPMGDPPAPSGT
- a CDS encoding acetyltransferase; the encoded protein is MKLRPSEPSDTDRLVAVWRSAVEATHHFLSPADIDGFADRLARDFFPAVELVVAEVDGVVVGFSGTADNRLEMLFVDSAAHGRGVGTALLDHAVEHAGIDELDVNEQNPGAVEFYRRRGFEQVGRSPLDSDGRPFPLLHLRRPGIS